Within Streptomyces antibioticus, the genomic segment GATCCCGTCGATCACACCGAGGGACCTGCGCAGCACGGGCCGCGCGGGAGGGTCGACGCCGTAGGGCTTGTCGGTCATGGCCAGCACTCCGCTCGCACCGGAGGGGCCTGGGCGGCCCCGGTGAACGCAGATGAAACCGGCGGGGGACTTAACAGGTCAACGGTGTTGTCGTAAGGTGCCGACCATGCGGACCATGCGGACCGTGTTCCCGGCCCCAGGCACCGGAGGGATCCCATGACCGAGCGAGTCGTCGCACCGGACGCCCGCAGACGCCGCCGTCCCACCAAGCAAGGCGTCGTGCTCTCCGAGGAACTGATCGTCGCGACGGCGCTGCGGCTGATCGAGGAGCACGGCGCCGAGGCCCTCTCCGTGCGCCGCCTCGGCCGCGCCCTGGGCGCCGACCCCAGCAGCCTCTACCGGTACTTCCGGCACACCGACGACCTGATGCTCGCCATCGCCGACGAGCTGATCGGCCGCACCCTGCGCGCCTGGCGGCCCACCGGCGACTGGCTGGCCGACCTGCGCGAACTCGGCCTGCGGATGCACGCGGGCGCCCTCGCGCACCCCAGGGCGGCCATCCTCAGCGCCTATCGGGTGACCGGGCGGGTCCATGAGATCCAGGCCGTGGAGACCATCCTCGGCGTGCTGCGCGGGGCCGGGTTCCCCGACCCGGAGGCGGTGCGGATCTACCACGCCTTCGTGGACCAGACCCTCGCCTTCGGCGCCCTGGACTCGGCGCACGTCGCCCTGCCGAAGGCGGCCCGGGAGGCGGAGGCCGAGGTGTGGCGGACCACGTACGGCACGCTGCCCGCCGCCACCCACCCGCATGTCGCGGCGACCGCCCGGTATCTGCGGGAGTCCATGCGGCACAGCTCCTACCCGGCCGCGCTCGACCTGCTGCTCGACGCGGCCGCGGCCCGACTGGCGGCGGTCGGCGGGCGGACGGACGGCTGACGGCCACACTGGAAGCATGACCCGAGCACCGGTCCGCCCCGCGCGGCAGCGCAAGCACGACACGCTCCACCGGCTCGAACACGACGACCACGCGTGGGTCGCCACGGCCGCGCCGCCCACCGACGACGGCGCGGACGGCGCCGTGCCCTGGCTCGTGCCGCTGTCCTTCGTCTGGGACGGCGCCACCCTCCTCCTCGCGACCCCGGCCGCGGGCGTCACCGGCCGCAACCTGCTGGCGGGCGGTGCGGTACGGCTCGGTATCGGCGCGACGACCGACGTCGTGATGATCGAGGGCACCGCCACGGCCGTCCACCCCACCGAACTGCCCGAGGAGGACGCCGAGATCTTCGCCGGCAAGACCGGCTTCGACCCCCGCGAACTCCCCGAGCCCTACCTGTACTTCCACGTCCACCCGCGCCGCGTCCAGGCGTGGCGGACCCGCGAGGAACTCCCGGACCGCGAGCTGATGCGGGACGGCACCTGGCTGGTGGCCGACTGAGACGTCGGCGGCCGCCGGGAACGCCGGTGACCGTCCGAAACCGGGGTATCCGCAAGGTCCGGGGCCGCGACCGCCGTCCCGGACCGCGAAACCCCGGGAGGGACGACATGGCACTGGTGACTGCGGGTGTGGTGATGCTCGACTGCGCGGAGCCCGAGAAGCTCGCCGAGTTCTACAAGGGGCTGCTGGAGGGGGAGGAGAGCGAGGTGAGCGCCAACCGGCTGGAGATCCGGGGCGGCGACGGCACCCGGTTGGCCTTCCGCCGCGACGCCAACGCCACCCCGCCGAGCTGGCCCCGCCCCGAGAACGCCCTCCAGGCCCACCTGGAGTTCCTGGTCGAGGACCTCGACGAGGCCGAGCGCCGGGTCGTCGGCCTGGGCGGCCGCCCCCTGGAGGCCAAGCCGGCCCCCGAAGCCCATGAGGAGCGCCTCTTCTCGGACCCGGCGGGGCACTCCTTCACCCTGCGCCGGACCGTCTCCACGGCGCCGAAGCAGGGCTGACCCGCCGCGTGCCCGCCCCTCCCGCCCCTCCCCACGGGGCCGGTCCCGGCCGGGTCCGGCCCCGTGCCGTCGTCAGTCCCGGCCCTTCTTCCCCTTCTCCTTCTCCTTCGCCGGCCAGACCCCCGTACGGCGTTCGATGGCCACCGCGCCCGTGCGGTCGGCCGCGCTGCGGGCCGCGGCGAAGATCGCGCCCTGGACCGCCGCCGCGAGGATCACCTCGCCCCAGCCGCGGTCGCGGTCCAGGGCGTCCGGGGCGTCGTCCTCGTGCCGCAGCGCCCGCCACGCCGTACGGAAGGCGTAGCCGGCCAGCAGGCCGCCCGCCCAGCCGAAGAGGAATCCGACGGGCTGGTAGACGAGGGGCAGTTTCCGCTTCGCGTTCTTCTTGCTCACGTGGCTCTCCTCACTGTTCAGGGCCGGCCCCGGGCCGGGACCCTCTCGTCGGCGCGGACCGGACCCGGCGGCGTCCCGTTCCCGAACGGCCGTCCGCCCAGCGTCTCCCGCCCGTGCGGGGCGAGCCAGCCGGACAGGTCGGGGCCGAGCGGGACGATCCGGGTCGGGTTGATCCCGGTGTGCACCTGGTAGTAGTGCCGTTTGATGTGGTCGAAGTCGACCGTGTCGCCGAAGCCCGGCGTCTGGTAGAGATCCCGCGCGTACGCCCACAGCACCTGGTTCTCCGCCAGTTTCCACCGGTTGCACTTGAAGTGGCCGTGGTACACCGCGTCGAAACGGACCAGCGTGGTGAACAGCCGGATGTCCGCCTCGGTGATCGTCGCACCGACCAGGTACCGCTGCCCGGCGAGCCGCGACGCGAGCCGCTCCAGCCGCCGGAAGACACCCGCGCAGGCCGCCTCGTACTCGTCCTGCCCGCTCGCGAACCCGGCCCGGTACACGCCGTTGTTGACGTCCTCGTACACCTCGGCCATGACCGTGTCGATCTCGTCCCGCAGCTTCTCCGGGTAGAGGTCGGGCGCGCCGGGCCGGTGCAGGTCCCGCCACTCGGTTGCGAGGTCGAGGGTGAGCCGCTGGTAGTCGTTGGTCACGAGCCGCCCGCTCTCCACGTCGACCACCGCCGGAACGCTGACCCCGCCCGGGTGGCCGGGTTCCCGGCGTTCGTACGCCTCGCCGAGGTAGCGGATGCCGAGGACCGGGTCGCGGCCGTCGGGGTCGAGGGTGAAGCGCCAGCTCCGGTCGTCCTGGATCGGATCGGCGATCGCCATCGACAGCGCGTCCTCCAGCCCGAGCAGCCGCCGTGAGATCACCG encodes:
- a CDS encoding DUF4235 domain-containing protein, encoding MSKKNAKRKLPLVYQPVGFLFGWAGGLLAGYAFRTAWRALRHEDDAPDALDRDRGWGEVILAAAVQGAIFAAARSAADRTGAVAIERRTGVWPAKEKEKGKKGRD
- a CDS encoding VOC family protein, which gives rise to MALVTAGVVMLDCAEPEKLAEFYKGLLEGEESEVSANRLEIRGGDGTRLAFRRDANATPPSWPRPENALQAHLEFLVEDLDEAERRVVGLGGRPLEAKPAPEAHEERLFSDPAGHSFTLRRTVSTAPKQG
- a CDS encoding TetR/AcrR family transcriptional regulator; translated protein: MTERVVAPDARRRRRPTKQGVVLSEELIVATALRLIEEHGAEALSVRRLGRALGADPSSLYRYFRHTDDLMLAIADELIGRTLRAWRPTGDWLADLRELGLRMHAGALAHPRAAILSAYRVTGRVHEIQAVETILGVLRGAGFPDPEAVRIYHAFVDQTLAFGALDSAHVALPKAAREAEAEVWRTTYGTLPAATHPHVAATARYLRESMRHSSYPAALDLLLDAAAARLAAVGGRTDG
- a CDS encoding glutathione S-transferase family protein, translated to MSGGNSAYGHQKFTRSRSRFTDRITADGRDGWPVEAGRYRLVVSRACPWASRAVISRRLLGLEDALSMAIADPIQDDRSWRFTLDPDGRDPVLGIRYLGEAYERREPGHPGGVSVPAVVDVESGRLVTNDYQRLTLDLATEWRDLHRPGAPDLYPEKLRDEIDTVMAEVYEDVNNGVYRAGFASGQDEYEAACAGVFRRLERLASRLAGQRYLVGATITEADIRLFTTLVRFDAVYHGHFKCNRWKLAENQVLWAYARDLYQTPGFGDTVDFDHIKRHYYQVHTGINPTRIVPLGPDLSGWLAPHGRETLGGRPFGNGTPPGPVRADERVPARGRP
- a CDS encoding pyridoxamine 5'-phosphate oxidase family protein translates to MTRAPVRPARQRKHDTLHRLEHDDHAWVATAAPPTDDGADGAVPWLVPLSFVWDGATLLLATPAAGVTGRNLLAGGAVRLGIGATTDVVMIEGTATAVHPTELPEEDAEIFAGKTGFDPRELPEPYLYFHVHPRRVQAWRTREELPDRELMRDGTWLVAD